A stretch of DNA from Macrotis lagotis isolate mMagLag1 chromosome X, bilby.v1.9.chrom.fasta, whole genome shotgun sequence:
aatatttttcccattcaaatcCTTTCCACAGTTTATcccaaaattaaacaaaattttttatctactaaaatctaataaaaaattaaattaaaaagtgatttttcctaaagtacaTATTAGCTATTTCAAACCACAATGAAGCATACttaatgacatttcttttttaaatgatcttatgAGAATTCATTTATGaggttaaaaaaatctaataaaagacTTATAAAGGAAGGTTACATTTCCATGAAAGAAACATAAACCTAAGTCCCCTTTTGCTACCCTTCAAAAGTATATGGTtttgatagaaataaaatattcagcaAATAGACAACTAAACTTTAagcattatttaagtattttggaGTTCAACTGAAAAGCTATGTGATgcctaaaagaaaaagacattgttTCCAAAATACTAATAATATTAAAACAGTGACcacaaatgaaaaattttctgGACAATGGGATAAAATGCTCAAATATCTCAAAAATTGTTAACAACATATCCATTTGGCTAGATGCATATGTTTGGTATGAAAATaattgatagaaaaaaatgaaatgagcaataatttcttaattatgAGCACTCAAATCACTacatatgattttaaaaagtcatggaAACTATTGACAgaccaaaaatttaaaaaaaaaaaacttcaaagagagatgttttccaaaattctattaGGGAATATActagaaagatatttttttaatgtatgagGGAAGGATTAGTATAAATGAttagagaagttaagagattAAACTAAatactttattcttttctcaGTCCCCATCAAACTTTTAGATCACCAAATATTCAATAAAGGCATCCAAAGAATCCAATGAAATATCATTAGTTATACAACTTTTGATTATCCTGGCAaatttccattcatttcatttgattaatCATCAACTACTAATTATACTAAAAACTTCTCACACTCAACAAACTCAGCAGAAcagtttcattccatttttttatgcCACTTTAATTCAATGGATGATTTATAAAGTAAAGTTGTTATGTGTTTCAATATACTATGAATTATTCATTAGCATTGTACAAAGTGATAAAAAACTGCAACATGAAGAATGATTGTATTTAAATAGCACTTGCTAAAATAAATCAAACACAATTTATGTTATTGTACActatatagttgaggaaactgaggcaattgggtgaagtggcttgccaaatTCCAAAGTTTGAAACTTCCAAAATCTTAAAAAGATAAAACCTCACATGCACTCTTTGACTCCCAAGTCTTAAGTTATTATTTGAACATTGTTAAATGCCTTTCTTCATTCCCTAGTATTTCAGTCATTGTTATAGAACTGTCCCAATTCTGCCTGGATGAAAGGTTTAAGCATTTGTACagcaaaaatgtgaaaaaagcaGTTCTCTTGAatagtattatattatatcatgCAAGGTGGCAAACTTTTCCTATCAATTATTATTAGGTCCAAAAActacttttttattaaatatgcatgtgttcagatattaaaaaaaattaatgttcacTGTTTTCCATGtgaaaacaataaaatgtaaTTCTAATCAATTATGTGTTCTCTAGAGTCCTTAAAAgaaccataaaaataattttaattaaaaaatttcttattgtTATTAGGGCTATTGAGTTTAATTTTGCCTTCAAGTTTGAAGGTTCAGAATAACATACTGAGTGAGAAGGATTCTGATCATTCCAACATGAGGGTTTAGAAGTCTAAAATTAGGGGGTTTTTAAATGGTGGAtccaaataaattaacaactacATAGTTACACTTGAGTTTTAATATTCTAGTACTTTGCAGCTTGAGTTGACCCTCAACTGCCTTAACTGCCAATTGGGCTAACCAATCAGAATTAAAGATTCATTAAGTCCTTCAATAATCAGTCATATGTTTCATTAGAAGTTATGGTGGTTCACTGATTACCTGACTTAAATTTTGTTGGGGCACAAAGGtaatttgtttcttgttttttctgaGCTACTAGCAGTGTTAGACTGAAGACACTAGGGTCTTGGGGGCAATCAAACATCTGTGTTTAGAAAGCAATAATTGAAGTTATTGCTGATATAGTATGCTGAAAACATTGATTCAATTGGATTTAGAATGGGGGAAAGGGGACTTTTCAGTAATACAGGATTGTTTATTCAGTGTACAAAATAGCTGTGCCTTGaagaaaagtgtttttaaattgTCATTCAGAAGAAaggaggattttattttcttcttccaccTGTGATAAACCACATTTCCTTGAACTTTGTGAGCTAATATCAATACTTCCTAGTGAATCCGTTCATTTTGAGACTGAAAAACATTTTCTCCAACTTCTGGCTCTTACATAATTCTCAAGATagaattttttcctcttaatttcagttttccttttttattgttctgAATAGTCAATCTTTCCCAGGAATTCAGATGAGAGTGCTGCTTTCATGAACATTTAGAAACTTATATCTAGGTATTGCTGGTCTACAAAAGAATACTTTGTACTACTTAATAGCCCTTATCCATGGCTTCTGACTTCTAGAGGCAGATGTAGATGAGCACAGCAAAAGAAGGACCTCTGATGTCCTTGATTTTGCCATCTAGGAATAAAAGTTATTCTTtccatataataataaaataaattcaaattcttcaatttttcctaAATAAAACAGTTAAATAATGCAATTACTAGCATTTATGTCCtgtttaaggtttacaaatcactttacatGTGTTAGGTCATTTGACCCTCACCACAGACTTGTaagataaatgctattatataaatttacaaatggagCTACTGAGACACAGAaacattaagtgatttttctgagagtcacgcagctagtaagtatctgaggcaggatttgaattctatcAACTGCACTAGAAATCCTAGTTCCTTCCCTAGGGATTAAGATCTACATTCTCATCCCTAAATCACATTCCATTTAAGAATGAGTGCTTTCTGCAGATTGAGTTAGCTTTAAATAAAGTAGCAAGCTTTGGGTTTTGTTCTGTAAGAACTTTATCAAGCATCCACAAGAGTAAGAATTCACTCACATGCACCATCTCTATATCTGATGAGTTCCCCTTGCTCTTCTGATGTCCATTGAAGAGGAGGCTGTAGCAGAACTGGATAAAGCATGTTGGCCATTGAGGGAACATGGAGGGAGGACACACTCTAAATGGACTAACTCGGGAATCCCTGAAGCTAGGACACTGGAGTAAGGGAGGGAGTCTTGAAATGTGAAGACTGGGAAAAGAGGGAGACCTTCTCATAGAAGGAGtagaagaagaagggaaaaaaagaagcaagaggaGGATTCAACAGAACTTAAAACTCAAAAACAGAAAGGATGGCCTATAAATAGGCTAGAAGAGacctttatatataaaatgttcaaGCTCAAAAGTAACTtgaaacacagaatgtcagagatgcaaaggactaaaaaataaataaataaaatttatttagggCGAGGTCTCTCTGCtccaagtctctcctcactccagacCATCCTCCCCTCAGCATAGATCTGAATAACTCATCCCTGCCGTCAATTTAATAAACtgcaatggctccctattgcctctagaatcaaatataaagctTCTATTTGACTTCATAATCTTCATAGAAAGTCCATTCCTACATGTCCTGTCTTCTCACTCACCCATAAGGACTTTGTGATCTAGTAACACAGGCTACCTTGTTATTTCTCACATAAGACCCTCCATCTCTCCCAACATGATTGATCCCAGAAATAATATGCTTACAAATTTAGTCATAGCAAGAAGTTTCAGGGAAATGGCACATATATTGATGACAGGATCAAGTTTTAAAAACCATATGAAGAGATGGAATATGGGAAGAAATTTTCTAGAACTAGTAATAAAGAAATTTACAAGTAAACTAGAAATTTACTATTAATTCTATGTCTTTGGCCCCAAAAGTAACTGCTGCAATATGTCCAGACAACAGACAAGAACAACTAACTAGTAGGAGTATATTAGTCAACTTATTATGTTATCCAAATACCAGGCAACTAGGTGTTACCAgtgagcactaggcctggagtgaggtaactctgagttcaaatgcagtattatttttctttattcagtcCTGAgacatttctccttttctttacaATATCTCAAAGATCACTATTAATGTGGCAACACTCACATTCTCTAGGACTTTCAGGAGCCTAAGATGAAGTTTATCCAAGCCAGTTAACTTGGAAATTCACTAAAAGCAGTCAGGTGCTTTCTTGCTATACCTTCATTTACCTTGATTTCAGATTCATATTAAACATGCTTGTTCTAGTCATCTGAACCTATTCTTGTCTAAAGACCATTCATATAGCATGatggataaaaaaaacaaaagtaaagtaaaatttcatgagttcttttttttgtacattttttttgcacattttcatttccaccccaaatgttcatatggactgtGTCCAACCCGTCAGAGAGTCCAGGATGGTTATAATTAGGTTTGGAATTATATACCCCTTTGCGATACAGTTTCCTCCTCACATGtttgaaaacaaaattgctattCTAGCAAGCTCAAAAAAtgtgttttgcttaactattgtGTTTTGAGTAGAGAAAAAGCAACCACATATATAGGTTTTTATAACCTTTTCATGTCTCTGCATCAGGCTTGTGATCAGTTTCCTAAATCCTTGATGTATTTATTTCATCCTGGTAAGTAGTCTATAGTGCGCATTGTTTCTCTTTCCACTGATCCTCAGCAAAATGGTATCAgccaatcaataatcatttattaattatttgccACTCATCAGGCCCTGTATTGAGTGTTCACAtacaaaaaaaggtttttttaaaaaacagtttctgCTCTCATGGAACTCACAATACAATCAGAAGACAagtaaacaactatgtacaaacaatatataaatgaagGATAAGTTGTAGATAATCAGAAGAGGGAAGACAATACATTAGGGGAGATAAGATACAGCTTACTGTAAAGAGGCAATTTTAGCTAAGACTCAAAGGAACCAAGGAAGCTAGGTGGaaataaggagggaaagaatggaaaggagGACAATCAATGGAAGTATCTGGAATTTGGAAATATAGTGTCTTGTGTGAGGTACAGCAAGATGACTGATGTCATTAGATTACAGAGTATATGGGGAAGTGTGGTATAAAAAAGATTGGAAATATGAAAGAAGACCAGACTAAAAAGGACTATGGATACTGAACAGATGATTTCTGTCTTATTCCAGAGGTGATAGGAAGCCTCTTGAGTTTATTGAAAAAGGAGGTAACATGGTATTtaagaagatcaatttgacagtaGAGATGTAAGGCAAGAAACCACCATACTGGTGCTTGCAAATAGTAAGGGTATGAAGCAATTAGAACCTCAATCAAAGTGGTGAAAGGgttagaggagagaaagaaatgtatgAGAGATAATATGAAGGTAGAATCAataggacttggcaacagattggatattgCAGAGGGAGGGGGATAAAGTAAATAGAGAATGACTCCTAGCTTATGAGCCTGGGAAGATGATATCATCagcagtaatagggaagttaagaaGAAAACAAGTTTTTAGGGAAATATaacaaattcagttttggacattttTGAGTTTTCCATTAGAAAATTGGAGATATAAGTCtagaaatcagagaagaaattaaaggtagaTAAGTAAGTTTGAGAATCATTTGTACAGAAGTGATCATTGAATCcaccattctttccttttttgggtTCTTAGATTTCTCCCCAGAAGTATATTGCCTAAATATAGTGCAAAATTGCCACCATTCTTTTATCAGTTATGTCTTTATAAATAAAGTATAACTTTTCAAAgttagatcaaatgagatagtaaaatacataaaatagtgTACAATACTAGATTTTTAATAAGTgctcattctcttcttcctttctcccccaaaGTCTAAACCACTGTGTCTTTTGCAGCTCTAACAGCAGGGAAGCCCCATGCCTATCTTCCCAAAATACTTTTAGAATTTGTAGCTTTTGTTATATTTCCAAATTTTCAGATTATGAGGTAAAACTGCagaatattattattgatttagaaTACATTTTCCTGAGGTCATTTACAGCTAACAATTCCTGtttagaaaaatatgtttttatcttttgatcCCTGGTTTATTAAGAAATGtgttttatgttatatatatatatcctctcaATTCCCTATATAGTTTGGATTTCAGAGcatttctcttccaattctatggatataaatatctatctatctatctgtctatctatatatatatagatagacagatagatagatagatagatagatagattgatagattatTCATACAAGAGTGTTAAAATCAACTTTAAATAAACTCCTTTAATCTCATCCTTTTGCCATGCACTTCTCAGCAGATCCATGGAGGGAGGAAATCAGTCAAAGATCTCCGAGTTCATCCTCATGGGCCTTACAAACCAGCCCAAACAGGAAAGGCTTCTGTTTTTCCTGTTTCTAATTATGTACCTGATCACAGTGCTATGGAATACGCTCATCATTCTGGCTATTAAAACTGACTCCCGCCTTCACACTCCCATGTACTTTTTCCTAAGTAATTTGTCCCTCGTTGACATCTGCTTCACGTCCAGCACAGTCCCCAAGATGTTGGTTAACCATGTATCTGGAAATAAATCAATTTCTTACAACAAGTGCCTAACCCAAGTGTTCTTTTTCAGCTGGTTTGCAGGATTGGATAGCATCATCCTTGCCTCCATGGCCTATGACCGCTATGTGGCTATCTGTGCCCCATTGCATTATTCTATGATCATGACTCCAAAAGTCTGTGTCCGTCTAGTAGTGGTGTGTTGGTTTTGGGCCTGTATTGATGCCTTGATTCACACCCTCTCCCTGACCCGACTTTCATTCTGTGGACACAATAAAATCCCTCATTTCTTCTGTGATCTCAGTGTGGTGATAAGGTTGGCCTGCTCAGATACCTTCTTCAATGACTTGATGGTCTACACAGTAGGAGGACTGACAGCTGTAATGCCCTTTATTGGCATCCTTATCTCCTACACACGTATTTTTGTTGCTGTGCTGAAGATCCCATCAACTCATGGGAAACAGAAAGCTTTCAATACTTGTGGCTCCCACATTGCTGTTGTCTGTCTCTTCTATGGAACAATTATTGGAGTATACTTCAACCCCACATCCTCCCATACAGCCCAAAAGGATACAGCATCAGCAGTGATGTACACTGTGGTCACCCCCATGCTGAATCCATTCATCTACAGCCTAAGGAACAATGACATGAAAGGAGCCTTAAAGATGCTCTTCATCAGGAAACCAGGTCCCTCCCTTTGACTGTAGATCTTTTCCTAGGCCTGGGTACTTGAGTCTCAAATAAGAATCCAATGATTTaacaaattttcaaaacaaaatttctatACTGTGATATATAAAGTCGATTGCTCATGTCTTCACCTATACTAATGATCATGTATTTGACAAGAAGATCATAgatgctttgctttcccttctggATCTACCCATTTCTTAACTGAGCAGTCACATAATTTcctatgactcagtttcctcatctaggaaatgaagggggatatatatatatatatatatatatatatatatacagatatatatatatatatatatatatatatatatatatatatatatatatgagacttTATAGAGCTAGGCAAAATGAAATTTTGCAATTTACAGGCTTACTTGCCCAGAGCATTAAATGGTCTCCATCATGAGAGGTGGACCTAAACTCAGCTCTTCCTAGTCTCAAGACCTAGCCTGCTATTTAATATAACACActgctactttaaaaaaaagttggaatttAAGAATTTAGATAAACATAGGACAACTTTTAGGAACTTTTGTAgagcaaaatggaaacaaaagaatAGTATATACACAATATCTCTAATGTAAATGAGGAGGAAACCTGACATCTGTGCAATTATAAGAAAGACTTGGGAAAATGTACTACCCTTTCTTTTGTGCATACATGGGAGATTATGACTGTAGAATATTGTATGTATCATCTTAAATCATCAATGTGTCAGTtgctttcattaaatttttttttatttttccagaaaacaagaaacaagcatttattaaccacttaCTTTGAAGGATTAATCTAGTAGATATGGAAAACTTGAAGATAAGTGAAAGGGTAGGAATGGCAGAGAGGGAGATAAACTAATGGAGATGGGATGCAATGGTATGCCTTGTGCACATGGAGAGGTTGGCTTTGTTAAGGCAAAGGGCCACTTCATCATGTGAGACAGCAGTAAAAGGATAAATAATGGAAAAAGACATCTGAGTGATGTGAAACaatgaggaggggagaaaagagcTATTTTTGAATGgcatcaatttttttcagtaaaataagtGGCAAGGTTCTCATTTgaaaaggaggcaaaaaaaagGAGACATGGGAAGtttaaaaagagatgaaaaggtGGATGAATAGTGAATTAATTAGGAATGTATAAAAGGATTTCCTAGTATTCCTAATGAGGATCTAATTGAAGTTCCATAACATAAATTTACATGGCTAGGGCTCTTTTGCTGATAAATTGCATGATCTTCTCTTTATATAAAATAGGTAACAGAGTcaagagaagaaaacaatgtacagTTTAACTAACTTGCCAATGAGTCAAAAAGGGAAACTAGGGCAGGGGTGAAAGCTCAAGAGAGAACTAGGGGATCAAGGGATTGGAGGTCACAATGTATATGAAAACAGGTTTGGTAGCAGAAGACAGAGGGAGAAATGCATTATAGCAAAGTCCtgaggatcaaaaataaaatcaggagcAGAATGAAATATTTGggtttttcccagtttttccaaggGAAAGCTTGATGGGTGAAAGA
This window harbors:
- the LOC141497491 gene encoding olfactory receptor 1f45-like, encoding MEGGNQSKISEFILMGLTNQPKQERLLFFLFLIMYLITVLWNTLIILAIKTDSRLHTPMYFFLSNLSLVDICFTSSTVPKMLVNHVSGNKSISYNKCLTQVFFFSWFAGLDSIILASMAYDRYVAICAPLHYSMIMTPKVCVRLVVVCWFWACIDALIHTLSLTRLSFCGHNKIPHFFCDLSVVIRLACSDTFFNDLMVYTVGGLTAVMPFIGILISYTRIFVAVLKIPSTHGKQKAFNTCGSHIAVVCLFYGTIIGVYFNPTSSHTAQKDTASAVMYTVVTPMLNPFIYSLRNNDMKGALKMLFIRKPGPSL